The Tripterygium wilfordii isolate XIE 37 chromosome 5, ASM1340144v1, whole genome shotgun sequence DNA segment tgaaaagctcatctatggagagagttgagcaattgcaaagcatcaatgtggaccgttctactctatttagtgttcttggaagtttaacttgctagttcagccttcgtgcaacgtttcgtaaggtacagaggcgaatagaccaagttatgtatgaaattgcacaaaaaagtgaaaatatctgctgtggagagagttgagcaattccaatacatcaatgtggaccgttgtactctatttagtgttcttagaagtctaactcgctagtttagccttcgtgcagcgtttcgtaaggtaaagatgcgaatagagcaatctatgtttgaaattgcacagaaacatgaaaagctcgtctatcgagagagttgagcaattccaaagcatcaatgtggactgttgtactctatttagtgttcttagaagtataacttgctagtttagccttcgtgcaacgtttcgtatggtaaagatgcaaatagaccaagttatgtttgaaattgctcaaaaacgtgaaaagctcatctacggagagagttgagcaattccaaagcatcaatatggaccgttgtactctatttagagttcttagaagtctaacttgctagtttagccttcgtgcagcgtttcgtaaggtaaagatgcgaatagagcaatctatgtttgaaattgcacagaaacatgaaaagctcgtctatcgagagagttgagcaattccaaagcattagtgtggactgttgtactctatttagtgttcttagaagtcaaacttgctagtttacccttcttgcaacgtttcgtatgatgaaaatgcaaatagaccaagttatgtttgaaattgcgcaaaaacatgaatactcgtatatggagagagttgagcaattccaaagcatcaatgtggactgttctactctatttagtgttcttagaagtctaacttgctagtttagctttcgtgcaacgtttcgtaagtaaaagatgcgaatagacgaagttatatttgaaattgcacaaaaacgtgaaaagctcttatgtggaaagagttgagcaattccaaagcatcaatatggaccgttgtactctctttagtggtcttagaagtctaacttgctagtttagccttcgtgcaacgtttcgtaaggtaaagatacgaatagaccaaggtatgtttgaaattgcacaaaaacgtgaaaaggtcatctatggagagagttgagcaattccaaagcatcagtgtggactgttgtactctatttagtgttcttagaagtctaactcgctagtttagccttcgtgcagcgtttcgtaaggtaaagatgcgaataaagcaatctatgtttgaaattgcacagaaacatgaaaagctcatctatcgagagagttgagcaattccaaagcattagtgtggactattgtactctatttagtgttcttagaagtcaaacttgctagtttacccttcttgcaacgtttcgtatgatgaaaatgcaaatagaccaagttatgtttgaaattgcgcaaaaacatgaatactcgtatatggagagagttgagcaattgcaaagcatcaatgtggactgttctactctatttagtgttcttagaagtctaacttgctagtttagctttcgtgcaacgtttcgtaagttaaagatgcgaatagacgaagttatatttgaaattgcacaaaaaagtgaaaagctcgtatgtggaaagagttgagcaattccaaagcatcaatatggaccgttgtactctctttagtggtcttagaagtctaacttgctagtttggccttcgtgcaacgtttcgtaaggtaaagatacgaatagaccaaggtatgtttgaaattgcacaaaaacgtgaaaaggtcatctatggagagagttgagcaattccaaagcatcagtgtggactgttgcactctatttagtgttcttagaagtcaaacttgctagtttagccttcgtgtaacgtttcgtaagttaaagatgcgaatagaccaagttatgtttgaaattgcacagaaacgtgacaagcccatctgtggagagagttgagcaattccaaagcatcaatgtggaccgttctactatatttagtgttcttagaagtctaacttgctagtttagcttttgtgcaatgtttcgtaagttaaagatgcgaatagaccaagttatgtttgaaattgcacaaaaacgtgaaaagctcatctgtggagagagttgagcaattccaaagcatcaacgtggcccattgtactctatttagtattcttagaagtcaaacatgctagtttagccttcgtacaacgtttcgtaacgtaaaattGTGAaacgaccaacttatgtttggaattgcacaaaaactgaaaagctcatctctggagagagttgagcaattccaaagcatcaatgtggaccaatgtactctatttagtgttcttagaagtctaacttgctagtttagccttcgtgtaacgtttcgtaaggtaaagatgcgaatagattaagttatgtttgaaattgcacagaaacgtgaaaagcttatatgtgaagagagttgagtaattccgaagcatcaatgtggaccgttgtatattcagtgttcttagaagtctaacttgctagtttagccttcgtgcaatgtttcgtaaggtaaagatacgaatagaccaagctatgtttgaaatgtcacaaaaagtcaaaaactcatccatggagagagttgagcaattccaaagcatcaatatcgaccgttgtactctatttagtgttcttagaagtctaacttgcttgtttgaccttcaagcaacgtttcgtaaggtaaagatgcaaatagacgaagttatgtttgaaattgcgtaaaaacatgaaaacttgtatgtggagagagttgagcaattccgaagcatgaaaatgaaacgtttcgtaagttaaagatgcgaatagaccaagttatgtttgaaattgcacaaaaacgtgacaagatcgtctgtggagagagttgagcaattccaaagcatcaatgtggactgttctactctatttagtgtgcttagaagtctaacttgctagtttagcgtttgtgcaatgtttcataatttaaagatgcgaatagaccaagttatgtttgaaattgtaaaaagacgtgaaaagctcgtcggtggagagagttgagcaattccaaagcatcaatgtggaccgctgtactctatttagtgttcttagaagtccaacttgctagtttagccttcgtgcaacgcttcgtaaggtaaagatgcgaatagaccaaggtatgtttgaaattgcacaaaaacgtgaaaagctcatctatggagatttCACCATATTTTCGCCTTTTTAGCTCTCAATCACAATTAGGGAcatattccttcaaaacttacacaagacacatcaaaacaaccaatttcacaaaggaaactagtgcaaagtacaggaataagggatgcaaaatgtgcataaatatgtgttatcacTTCCATTAACATTATAACAGTAGCTTAATAGCAATTGAGACAATATTAGCTAATTcctaaaaaaaaacaaccactGATTACCATCTTAATCAATCACGTGAGGATCAAAGGAGAAATAAGGAGTTGTTATGGAGAGATAAGGGTAGTTCCTCACCAGGTCAGCTAGAATATATTGGATAATCATGTTGGTTAAAGTGAGACTTAACATGTGCTACCGGAGATTTAGTAAAGATCATATAGGACTCGCACGAATGACCCTCAATAGAGCCCAAATCCAAGCAACCATCATTTCCTCTCTCGATCTCATCCATCTcatgtttctttttattttctttatttcttctcTCCCTCTTTCACTCTCTCTTTTATTCTTATCTTCTCTAGATTCCTCTCTTTGCACTAACAAGAAGGTGTTCAATTTGTTGCTTGTGATTTCTTATCCTTAGCAAATGAGGTACATACACAGTTCGTGATTTTCTATATCTCAAGTTCACAAAGATGCCCCCAAATCCAAGTGGGTTTGGTCCAAAATGACACCAAGTGATTCTCTAAACGGCACAATGATTTTAGGGGGTATAAAAGAGTAGAAAATAGAGTTTTACATTATTCTTAGAGGCTAGGGTTTGGAGACACACATGGAGGCAGCCATTGAAgcttgaagaagaaggagattcAATGGTTTTTCTTTGTCTCtctcttattcttgtatctATAACTACTATTATGGATTTTGTTATGTGTTTGAATGCTATGAGGAAATAATCCTCTATttagggtcctaatggaaccctatTTTTGATGATTCTATAAACTTGGTTTTTGATTctgattttctctttctttattgattatcttttttttttaatggaaaagaattttattcaagcaccaaaggGGTGCAACCCAATAGAAATTACAGGGGGACAAGATTCAAATGGTCGAAAATATTCCCAGAGAAGGACAAACTCCAAAACTTAAGACAATCAAACCAATTATCTATGAAACTGTCAATGGATGATTCTTTGTTGTTGAATACTTTATTGTTCCTCTCAAGCCATAGCAGCCGCATCATGGACATAGGAACCAATTGAATGAAACTTCTTTGAAGCTTGTCCCCGCCGAGAGAGTGTCAGGCTATGAACTCTTTATCCACTGTAGAATTTGTGACCCAACAAATGCCCAACATCACCAAGGCATTTGTCCAAGCTTTGGTGGACCAAGGACAATGAAGGAGAAGATGACTAATTGATTCTGATGCTTCCTTACATAAGCAACATCTATTCACCATATGTAATCCTCTCCTTTGCAAGTTATCCAAAGTTAATATTCTTCCCCAAATAGTCTCCCAACAGAAGAACACTACTTTAAGAGGAGCTTTGGATTTCCATATCCATAGCCAAGGAAATTGCAAGTTACCTAGGTGAAGCTTATCTTTTAGGAGCTCCCTGTAAAAAGAACACACAGAGAAGAGATTATTGTTTGCTGCCTTCCACCATAGTTTGTCCTCAGCTGTGGGATTAATTTTAGTGTTGTACATGAACCTCCAGAAGCTAGTAAACAACTCAACTTCCCAGTCCTGAGCATCCCGATTGAAGCTGATGTTCCAAGAGATACCTCCAGGAGAAATGTGGTATAGCTGCTCGATGGAAGCTTCTTTTCTAAAGGCTAAACTGTATaaattaggaaaagaggctttAAGAGATGTTTCTCCTGTCCAAACATTATCCCAGAAGCTAATGGAATTTCCCCTACCAACATGAAATTGAGTTTGAGCAAACCAAACATCCCACCCATTCATAATGGACTTCCATAAACTGCAACCATAGGGATCTTTGTGATGTTTGGTAGACCAACCCTTATTATATATGCCATACTTACAAGCTATAACTTTCCGCCACAAGAGATCTTGGTTGGTGGCGAACCTCCACAACCACTTCCCAAGAAGAGCCTTGTTGAAAATAGTTAGGCATTTGATCCCTAATCCTCTAGCCTCTTTTGGAAGTTTTACACACTTCTAGTTAACCAAGTGCATTCTTCTATTCTCCATAAAATCCCCCCCACAAAAATCTACACATGATTGCCTCTATTCGACCTGTGATAGACGAAGGAATGTGAAGAATACACATCATATAAACCGAAAGGTTAAACAGCGTACTACTGATCAACATCAACCTCCCAGCTTTTGAGAGACTATTCCTCCTCCAACCTGATAATTTTTTGGCAAAATTAGTCACTACAGGACTCCATATGTTCTGGTCTTTGTGTTTGGCACCCATGGGAAGCCCCAAATAACTTGTAGGCAGCATGCTCTTATCCCACACCCAAGAACTGCAGCTAAAGTCTCTACATTGATAGTGGAACCCAAAGGAATAATCTTGTTTTTACTCAAGTTAACTCTCAAACCCGAGATAGCCTCAAAGCCTAAAAGAATGGCACGAAGGTTGGTAACTTGTTCTACACTACCCCCCACAGAAGCACAAAGTATCATCAGGATACAAGaggtttgaaattttgatagAATCTGAGTTGTTGGTAATATTAGCACCTTCTAGGAGGCCATATGAAACCGCTCTATCTAGCATACAGCTCAAAATATCCATTTCAAGAATAAATATGAAGGGAGATAACGGATCGCCTTGCCTAACGCCCTTGGAAGAATGGAAGAAATCGGTAGCAACACCATTCACCAAAATTAAGAAAGGGGTAGAAGTCATACATTTTTTGATCCAGGAGATCCACCTCTACCCAAATCCCTTTCTTTTTAGCAATTTCAGCAGAAAATCTCAATTAACATTGTCAAAAGCTTTCTCCATGTCAAGCTTGCACATGATGCCAGATTTTTTGAGCTTAGAGTAATGATCTACAACCTCATTTGCTATCAATGAAGCATCAATAATCTGTCTATCTTCCAAGTAAGCATGTTGAGCATTGTTTATGACGCTTCCCAGCACTCTTCTTAGCCTTTTTGCAAGGAATTTTGCTAACCGTTTATAGATGCTGCCAAGTAAACTAATGGGTCTGAAATCTCTAATATCATGAGCCTCCTCCTTCTTAACTACCAGGGTGACAAAAGTAGTATTTAGTGAATCCACAAACTCTGCATTACCATGGAACTCATTGAAAAACTCCACTATGTCTCTCTTCATGATAGGCCATAATCTTTTAAAGAAAGCCATAGTGAAACCATTCGGGCTTGGAGCTTTATCGCCATTGCAGCAATCGAAAgcatccttgatttcatcctCATCAAAAGGCCTTTCAAGCCAAAGCGCTTCTTCCTCGCTTAAAGCATTGAGAGGCAGCTCATCAAAAGATGGCCTCCAATGAAAGCTCTCCTCAAATAAACTTCTATAAAAAGCTAGAATTTCAGCTCTCAACTCCCTTCAAGAGTGATAGTTCTCCCATTAATGCACATAGACTTGATGTAGTTTCGGTTCCCGTGAATATCTATGGATGTGTTTAATGCTTTTGGGTGCTTGATCACCAGCCAAATGATTGGTTGTCTAGGtggagaccggaaggagatacctagggttgcttctcaccatagatggCATAGGGTTCATAAATCATAGAACTATAAGtgaatgacctatgcaatcgctataCGATTATCTACCGTTCTTAATGAGTTTTCGATAGTTGAattcgaatgttaggaataataggTATTAGTATTGAAAACACTTTCGTTATAACCAAGAATGGAGCACTGAATAGGAAAGGAAAATCAATTGTGAACATTGAATTAGGAATGTAGGATAAACAAACGAAGGGAGTTGAGGTGGTGGCGACATTACGTGCCCTAGTGTTTGAATACTTGATTCAATTACTTGGGTTTGGTTTGATTGCATTGCTTTAATctacttgttaattgctttAATTACTTGTTTCATGTTAGTTGTTAAACAAACCTCAATTCAATTCTCCAAATAACGTCAGATTTAACCATAATCAGTATTTGACTGAATTGCTAACACATCCTCGTGGAACAATACTCTACTCATTCACTTTATTGCTTTAAACTATTTGTGCACTTGTAATACAATTTGTAACACCTATGTTATGCTAAGAGATACATGGAACACTAAAGCGATTCTAGTAGCAAGCGTATGCATCACAAACTAGCAAATTTTTCTAACATTATGAAAGAACCAATCAGGGAAGAAGCTCAAAAAAGAACCCAAGATATGGCTCGAAAATCTCCTTTAAAGGCGACCCGAGTACATCAACCAATTGTGTTTATCGAAGAATAAACTTCTGCAAATACAAAGGATGACCTGACATCCTGAGTTATGGTACTTACAGTAGGCATTATTCTGGATTTTTTTCTAGAGGAAGAATTCTATGTCTAGGGGGTAACTTGGTCATCTTGTCTGCTAGGAGGCGATCAAATATATTCTCTATTGTGGATATATCGTAGACGTAGAACCTAGTTGATTTGGATGAATATGTTCCTCTTACTGCTTGGGAGGTTCTGACGTGATTGAGTTCATAGCACTTCTTGATTGAGTTCATCTTCGACATTGGTCACTATATAATTGGAGTCTCTATAGTAAGTTCCTTTGGATAAGTTGGCCATGTCTTGCTCCTCTTGAAGGACTCTTTTGTAGCGGACAACCTTAGCAGCTAGATGAGAGAAATCATGAAAGTTTAAATCATCAAACTTCTTTTTGAATTGGACGAGCATGCCCTTAATAGCCAATGCTTCCACTTCTCCTTCTACTATTTCAGTATTGAATCAAAGTTTAGCTTCTTTGAACCTGTTGAGGAAAGCCTTAATTAGCTCTCCTAAAAATTGAGTAATGCTTGACAAGTCTGCCACTATAACTTCGAGTTCTTCTCTGTAAAACTGTTTGTGGAAACCTTCCTCATTTTCTATCCGAGTATCAATAGAATTAGCAGGTAACTTAATGTACTAGGAGAAAGCTATAACAGTGAGAGAGTTTCCAAATAACTTGAGCTTGTAGTCATCTGAGCATACTTCTCCACACTAGATGGTGAAACAAAATATGTGTTCCACGATTGACTGAGTATCTTTTcttaagaaaagagaaaattataGAGATTTGAACCCTTTGGGGAGTGGAATGCAATATATTCTCTCTATGAAGGGCTTGTAGTACATGGGTCTCCCAAAGCGCCTAGGACCCAATATGTCTTGAACAATGTTCATGACTTGATCCCTATTCACCTCCTATTGAGGTACTGGATCATCTGTGGTGGATGATAATGTTGTTGATAGCTATACTAATTGTGCCACTCGAGTTCATTTTGAGGATAAGACTAGTAATGCTACTGTTGTGGTTAGATATAAGGCTTTCTCCATGGTTCTATAACAGGTGCAACCTAAGGAAACCTCTAGTTGACATCATTCACTTCCCTATGCTCATTTGGTCTTGTTCCAAAAGGAACAGTTGTACTTCCAATGATAGGAATCAATTAGTGGAGGTAAAACTAGAAGACGTCACCTAAAATCCACTTTCTTGCACTCCAGAATTTTGAACGGTTTGCATAGGAGCTAAAGGAATGATTGCAAGAATTGAAACTGAATAGTTCACAATAGAGTGGCCATTACTACTACTAGGATCTAATGCCGATTGGTTGACTGGTGCAAGTAATATAGTTGGGCCTAGTATATAAGATCCTTATCTGATCTCTATTGAAGCTTGAGCCCATGAAAAAATACAAAGACCCCTCACACATTCATCAAGGCAGTTAGCATGGATTTTGGTGTTTACGTGAGAGACATTAGCATGGAATTTGGTTGGCCATTGCCAACTACGGGTACCATGCTGCCATTTGTCAAAAGGTGATTGAAAGTCACTTTTGGTACAAACAGGTTCATGGGTTCAAGATACTGAAtcatatgtttatttatttatttaaatagaaTTTTTATTTGGTTAAATGTGCATCAAATAGAATAATATGATACATT contains these protein-coding regions:
- the LOC119998553 gene encoding uncharacterized protein LOC119998553, with protein sequence MVKSDVIWRIELRELRAEILAFYRSLFEESFHWRPSFDELPLNALSEEEALWLERPFDEDEIKDAFDCCNGDKAPSPNGFTMAFFKRLWPIMKRDIVEFFNEFHGNAEFVDSLNTTFVTLVVKKEEAHDIRDFRPISLLGSIYKRLAKFLAKRLRRVLGSVINNAQHAYLEDRQIIDASLIANEVVDHYSKLKKSGIMCKLDMEKAFDNVN